Below is a genomic region from Methanolobus sediminis.
ATGGTTGCATCCAATGAGCTTGATCCTGCTTATTTCATTGAGACTGCAAAGATACTCTTTGAGCTTATTGCAGAGCTTTCAAAGGAGCTTGACATCAAGTTCGAGTTTGTGAACCTTGGTGGTGGAATTGGCATCCCTTACAGGCCGGAACAGGAACAGGTTCCATACGATGTTATTGCAAAGGGTGTTGCAGAAGCATACGATGAGACGATCAGGGCAAACGGTCTGCATCCATTGAAGATCTTCCTGGAATGTGGTAGGGTCATCACAGGACCATACGGTTACCTTGTGACAACTGTACGCCACCTGAAGCACATTTACAAGGATTATGTTGGTCTTGATGCATGTATGGCAAACCTCATGCGTCCTGCACTCTACGGAGCTTACCACCACATTACCGTTCTTGGAAAAGAACATGAGAATCATGAGATGCTCTATGATGTTACAGGTTCCCTTTGTGAGAACAATGACAAGTTCGCCATCGACAGGCTGCTGCCTGAAATAGAGAGAGGTGACATCCTTGTTATCCACGATGCAGGAGCACACGGACATGCTATGGGCTTTAACTACAACGGTAAGCTCAGGTCCGCAGAATTCCTTCTAAGACCTGATGGTAGTTTCGTGCAGATAAGGAGAGCTGAAACAATAGATGATTATTTTGCTACCCTTGATTTTGAAAAACTGTCTGATTTTGAATGAATATTGTTTTTAATATTCATTTTTCTACTTAATTTTGAATATTGGTTTATAATTAATTATTTTTGAATTAGCGCGCTACTATCTTATTTTTACACGAATGTTCATGACAATATCACAACATACTTATATATGTCCATTGAGTTTAGGAGGTACAAGTGCAAAAGTGCAACTTCATTATATAATTTAGAACCATTTGGCGAAAAACTGGTGATCTAATGAATAAAGTACCAATTACGTTATTTTTAATCTTGTCTATTTCGCTTTCCTTTTTGGTGGCACCGGCAAGTGCTGTATCGTCCGATAATGAAAAAATTCCTGTCCTTATTCAATTCAAAAACAAACCCGATGCTCAGCTTGTAAAGGCAAACGGTGGCAGCATAAAATACGAATATGATATCGTTCCTGCTATTGCTGCTGAACTTCCTCAGAAGGCCATCGATGCCCTTTCAAAGAACCCGAATGTAGAACTTATCGAGCAGGATGGAATCGCTCAGATCACAGGAGAAACGATTCCGTGGGGAATTGACAGAGTAAATGCACCTGATACCCAGGCTCTTGGTTTTGATGGCAATGGAATTAAAGTTGCTATCATTGATACAGGTGTAGACTACACCCATCCAGACCTTGCAGCAAATTACCTTGGCGGATATGACTACGTTAACGGCGACAACAATCCAATGGATGATAACAGCCACGGAACGCATGTTGCTGGTACTATCCTTGGGATTGACAACGAGATAGGAGTGCTTGGAGTTGCTCCTAATACAGGTTTCTATGCTCTTAAGGCAGCAGATTCAACCGGATACTGCTCATACAGTGACATAATCGCATCCATCAACTGGGCAGTGAACAACAATGCAGATGTAATTACAATGAGTCTTGGTGGTTCATATTCCTCAACACTCAAAGCAGCATGTGATAATGCATATGCAAGTGGTGTTGTAGTAGTTGCAGCAGCAGGTAATACCGGTGGTTCTGTGATATATCCTGCAGGATTTGATTCGGTTATCGCTGTAGCTGCAACAGATTCTAGCAACAACAGAGCTTCATGGTCATCATATGGTCCACAGGTAGAACTGTCAGCTCCTGGTGTATCAATATACTCAACAATGCCCGGTTCCTCATATGGCTATAAGAGTGGTACCAGCATGGCCACACCTCATGTGACCGGTGTAGTAGCACTCCTTCTTAACACAGATGTTTCAGGAACAAACCTTGATCTTGACAAAGACGGAAAATGGGACCCTGCAGAGGTTCGTGCAAGACTCCAGAGCACAGCTACAGATCTTGGTGCAACAGGCAAGGATGACTATTATGGATACGGACTTGTGAATGCATATGCTGCAGTTTCAAACCTTGGCCAGGCACCTGCAACAGAGGAGCCTGCAACAGACCCTGCTACCGAGACACCTGTAACAGACCCTGCTACCGAGACACCTGCTAGTGATGTAGTTTCCATGCATTTCAGTGAACTTGCGGTAGACACAACTTACACTGTAAAGGCAAACAAACATGTATTTGCATACGCAACTGCAACAGCTACAGTAGTTGACGCAGATGGTAATCCTGTATCCGGCGCAACGGTTTCAGGTGACTGGAGCGGTCTTGTATCAGGAAGTGTATCTGCTGTGACTAATTCAAACGGCGAGGCTACATTCCAGTCCTCCCAGTTGAAGAATCCCCTGGGTAATTTCATTTTCACATTGAGTGGTGTCACACTTAATGGTTATGTGTATGATTCCAGTCAGGACTGTGATTTGACTGCAAGTGCTGCTTTTACAGTTTCCTTGAAGTAGTGATATTCCATACAAAAAGTCAGGTTCCCGGATAATATCCGGGACATTTTTCTTATTTTCATGTTTTTCTCTTTTGATGTTCATTGAAGGTTGTATTGATTGTTGCATCATTTTTTCAAAAACCATTATCAGTATAATGTGAACATACTACTTTTCAATTCTTTATATTATGAATATGATTCATGGCCCGGTATGATTAATATCGTTCCATATCATCTTTATCAGAGGGATATGCATGCAAATAAAAACTGGAAAAAGGATAGAACTGATCGATATCACGGATGATGTAAGAAAATATGTAGCTTCCAGTGGAATACAAAATGGCATCTGTCTAATAAGTACAAAGCACACAACAACATCCATCATCGTTAATGAGAATGAATCCGGCCTTGTATCTGACATACTTGATTTGCTGGAGAAACTCGTCCCTGCACATGCCGGTTATGCCCATGACCGAATTGACAACAATGCTGATGCCCATTTAAAGGCAGTATTGCTTGGCAGCAGTGAAACCATTCCGGTCATAGGTGGCAGTTTACAGCTTGGAACCTGGCAGAGTATTTTCCTTGCAGAAATGGATGGTCCAAGGACAAGAGAGGTCACGGTTACTGTGATAAGTAGTCAATAGGCCGCATGAACTTGATTATCCAGTATATTGTTGAATTAAAAAGTAAAAAAAGTAATTGGTTTTTATTTCTAATTATTCTGACTTTTCGTAGTCAGCGTGTGCATAGAAGCATCTTTTTGGAGTACAGACTGCATCTGCGCTCTTGAGTGCTTTGAGAATCTTACTGACCTCTTTGCTTTCAAGACCGGTAGCTTCAGCAATCTCTCCTGGTCTCATTGGCTTTCCTGCGTCTTTAAGTGCGTCGAGTACTTTCTGTTCATCATCTGCCATATTTTATTCTCCTACAATTATTTTACTATTAAGGGAATCGTGAAATAAATAGTTGATGCAATTGATTTCGTTATTTTATCAATATATAATCTATCGTATCTCGAATCGTTGTCAGCTGTTTGCTTAAAATGAGTTCCTGAGCTTTTCAGCAAGTTCAGCAATGTTCTCTGTGGATGGGTGTAGCTCTACAATGGTGTGCATGTTACCTTCCCCATCACCTGCACGCCTTGGGATTATGTGAACGTGCACATGTGGCACAGTCTGCCCGGCAAGCTCTCCGTTGTTGATGCCGATATTCATGCCTTCAAGTTCCAGCGTTTTTCCAACTGTCTTTGCGACCTTATTAACTGAAGCAAACAGGCTGGCAGCTTCATCATCACTCATGTCAGTGAATTTTTCAAAATGCTTTTTCGGAAGCACAATTGTGTGTCCCTCTGCACAGGGATAGATATCCAGAAATGCATAAACAAAATCATCTTCATAGACCTTATGTGAGGGAATCTCACCGGCAACGATCTTACAGAATAGACAATCCATATGTATCACCCTCCTTCTTTGAGGTTCTGGATATTTAATTATTGTTGTTGCACATTGCATAAATACCTAATAATTGCTTGAATTACAGTACATTTTCAAACTCTGCCACAACAGGCATGTGGTCTGATTTGTGGTGTATAGAGTAGATTCATTTTATATTTATTATTATAGTTATGTACATCCAAGACGATATATCGCCAATTTCATGTACATATACCTTTTAAACCCGACACATATTGTACATTATTATGAGAGTGGACACTAAGGGACAGAAGTCAAAAAAACTAATCCCAATTATAGCTATTTTTGTCGTTCTAATCCTGTTTTCCAGTCAGTCCATGGCAGAGGTCGTTGATCAGCTCAAAGTTGAGATCAATGAACATGATATTCTTGGTCCATTCGATAGCACAATTTCTGAAAAGGATACATCCATAAAATCCTCAAATACGTATAATTCAGGAAGCAATTCAGGTCATAGCACAGGGTCACATGCTACATACACCGCTTCATCTTCTGACACAAGTTCATCACAGGTCACTAAAGGAACAGTTAACACAGACCTTTTCACTCTGCTGAAAAAATATACTGAATACTACAATAGTGGTATTGACGAAGTTCCTGGAATTGTCAAAAATATAGCGGGCAATGATCTCATTCTTCTTGAGATAGCCATGAATGATAACAGTGAACTGAGAATCAAAGTTTGTACAGAGGACGGTCTGATTACAGAATTCAGTAAGCTTTCATCAGGTGAAAAAATAGACCCTACAGTAACTCTCACCAGCAATGAAAACACCATTCGTACAATAATTAAGAGTGATGATCCATTGGGATATTTCATAACATCACTAAATCAGGGCTTGATAAATATCGAGTGCAAGGGCTTTATTAAGAAAGCAGCATTATCAACATTAAAAGCATTGGGATGAATAGATTTAATATCTATCCATTTCC
It encodes:
- a CDS encoding diaminopimelate decarboxylase family protein, giving the protein MVSKQVPFTKEEITELIEKYPTPFHVYDEKAIIENARKLKKAFSVVNGFKEYFAVKALPNPYIMKLLKSEGFGSDCSSLPELLLSEKAGIVGEDIMFSSNDTPAEEFIKARELGAIINLDDLSHIEFLEESAGLPEIVCCRYNPGPLKEGNTIIGNPEEAKYGFTREQLFTGYRMMKEKGVKRFGLHTMVASNELDPAYFIETAKILFELIAELSKELDIKFEFVNLGGGIGIPYRPEQEQVPYDVIAKGVAEAYDETIRANGLHPLKIFLECGRVITGPYGYLVTTVRHLKHIYKDYVGLDACMANLMRPALYGAYHHITVLGKEHENHEMLYDVTGSLCENNDKFAIDRLLPEIERGDILVIHDAGAHGHAMGFNYNGKLRSAEFLLRPDGSFVQIRRAETIDDYFATLDFEKLSDFE
- a CDS encoding S8 family serine peptidase yields the protein MAPASAVSSDNEKIPVLIQFKNKPDAQLVKANGGSIKYEYDIVPAIAAELPQKAIDALSKNPNVELIEQDGIAQITGETIPWGIDRVNAPDTQALGFDGNGIKVAIIDTGVDYTHPDLAANYLGGYDYVNGDNNPMDDNSHGTHVAGTILGIDNEIGVLGVAPNTGFYALKAADSTGYCSYSDIIASINWAVNNNADVITMSLGGSYSSTLKAACDNAYASGVVVVAAAGNTGGSVIYPAGFDSVIAVAATDSSNNRASWSSYGPQVELSAPGVSIYSTMPGSSYGYKSGTSMATPHVTGVVALLLNTDVSGTNLDLDKDGKWDPAEVRARLQSTATDLGATGKDDYYGYGLVNAYAAVSNLGQAPATEEPATDPATETPVTDPATETPASDVVSMHFSELAVDTTYTVKANKHVFAYATATATVVDADGNPVSGATVSGDWSGLVSGSVSAVTNSNGEATFQSSQLKNPLGNFIFTLSGVTLNGYVYDSSQDCDLTASAAFTVSLK
- a CDS encoding secondary thiamine-phosphate synthase enzyme YjbQ → MQIKTGKRIELIDITDDVRKYVASSGIQNGICLISTKHTTTSIIVNENESGLVSDILDLLEKLVPAHAGYAHDRIDNNADAHLKAVLLGSSETIPVIGGSLQLGTWQSIFLAEMDGPRTREVTVTVISSQ
- a CDS encoding helix-turn-helix domain-containing protein yields the protein MADDEQKVLDALKDAGKPMRPGEIAEATGLESKEVSKILKALKSADAVCTPKRCFYAHADYEKSE
- a CDS encoding HIT family protein — translated: MDCLFCKIVAGEIPSHKVYEDDFVYAFLDIYPCAEGHTIVLPKKHFEKFTDMSDDEAASLFASVNKVAKTVGKTLELEGMNIGINNGELAGQTVPHVHVHIIPRRAGDGEGNMHTIVELHPSTENIAELAEKLRNSF